One window of uncultured Campylobacter sp. genomic DNA carries:
- the cysE gene encoding serine O-acetyltransferase, with amino-acid sequence MSFWQILKQDFTEPLRQDPACNGVFEIFFCYPGVWALINYRFAHFFYERGFKLIARAISGLTRIITAVDINPGAQIGSGVFFDHATGLVIGETAIIGDNCLIYQGVTLGGVSLEHGKRHPTLQNGVVVGAGAKVLGNITIGENSKIGANSVVVKDVAPNCTAVGVPARILGGCESDPLAHNKIPDISQELIKYLIKRIEILEECICNGRRDISAMDEDLNKFYEEYLKSLK; translated from the coding sequence ATGAGTTTTTGGCAAATTTTAAAACAGGACTTCACCGAGCCCTTGCGCCAAGACCCCGCATGCAACGGCGTATTTGAGATATTTTTCTGCTATCCCGGCGTCTGGGCGCTGATAAATTACCGCTTCGCGCACTTTTTCTACGAGCGAGGTTTTAAGCTTATAGCTCGCGCGATCAGCGGACTTACCCGCATAATCACCGCCGTAGATATAAACCCGGGCGCGCAGATCGGCTCGGGCGTATTTTTTGACCACGCCACGGGGCTTGTCATCGGAGAAACGGCGATCATCGGCGATAACTGTCTGATCTATCAGGGCGTCACTCTAGGCGGCGTGAGCTTAGAGCACGGCAAGCGCCATCCGACGCTGCAAAACGGCGTCGTAGTGGGCGCAGGAGCTAAAGTATTAGGCAACATCACCATCGGCGAAAATTCCAAAATCGGCGCAAATTCCGTCGTCGTAAAGGATGTCGCGCCAAACTGCACCGCCGTGGGAGTGCCGGCTAGAATTTTAGGCGGCTGCGAGAGCGATCCTTTGGCGCATAATAAAATTCCAGATATCAGCCAGGAGCTTATCAAATATCTCATCAAGCGTATCGAAATTTTGGAAGAGTGCATTTGCAACGGCAGAAGAGATATCTCCGCAATGGATGAGGATCTAAACAAATTCTACGAAGAGTATCTGAAATCATTAAAATAA
- a CDS encoding 4'-phosphopantetheinyl transferase superfamily protein has protein sequence MSEIKILITDEDLCAPRRLLSRRDKKLARARAHLREFRVSRALKARFKKRGEFCISHKSAEGKTIVAVGFARQKFGLDLEILKPRDFAAASEFCFNAFERELLAATDESEKMLIFYKIYTIKEALIKARSLGFYALARVGLARGADGEALALDERGRAWPYKSYILEGEIMISLVFRENF, from the coding sequence ATGAGCGAGATAAAAATTTTAATCACCGACGAGGATCTGTGCGCTCCGCGGCGGCTTTTGAGCAGGCGCGATAAAAAGCTGGCGCGCGCGAGAGCCCATCTGCGCGAGTTTCGCGTTTCACGGGCGCTTAAGGCGCGCTTTAAAAAACGCGGCGAATTTTGCATCTCACACAAAAGCGCGGAGGGCAAAACGATCGTTGCCGTGGGTTTTGCGAGGCAAAAGTTCGGGCTCGATCTTGAAATTTTAAAACCGCGGGATTTTGCCGCGGCGAGCGAGTTTTGTTTCAACGCCTTTGAGCGCGAGCTTTTAGCGGCGACAGACGAAAGCGAAAAGATGCTCATTTTTTATAAAATTTACACGATCAAAGAGGCGCTGATTAAGGCGCGAAGCCTAGGTTTTTACGCGCTTGCTCGCGTGGGGCTGGCGCGCGGCGCAGATGGAGAGGCTCTGGCGCTTGATGAGCGCGGCAGGGCGTGGCCCTACAAAAGCTATATTTTAGAGGGCGAGATTATGATTTCGCTCGTTTTTAGGGAGAATTTTTGA
- the speA gene encoding biosynthetic arginine decarboxylase, with the protein MSDYGLNIWGNSNFTIDGGKLCLNSDFKQPLVDIIKEIRADGVRGPILLRFPHLIKKQIVEIYSNFNRAIKEFDYKGKFHAVYPLKVNQFPGFVKNLVDIGEPYGYGLEAGSKPELLLAMAYNKYGAPITVNGFKDKELINIGFIAAEMGHNVTLTIEGLNELETIIETAKERFAPKPFIGLRIRLHNSGSGLWAKSGGINSKFGLTSTELIEAINLLKKNDLIEQFTMIHFHIGSQITEIHPLKKALIEAGNIYTELRKMGAKNLKSINLGGGLAIEYSQAKESSSRNYTLKEYANDVVFLLKSIAEDKKEAEPDIFIESGRYVAASHAVLVAPILELFTQEYAEEKLALKKDNPPVVAELYDLYKTLKPSNALEYLHDAMSHMESVLTLFDLGYVDLIDRSNGEILVHLIMRKAYGILGNKQEYSNFLNSLGNAQERYLVNFSIFQSLPDFWGIKQHFPIMPLERLDERATLSASIWDITCDSDGEIEFDNQKNPLFLHDFDPEKEEYFLGFFLVGAYQEVLGMSHNLFAHPTEATVILKDDGGFEIKDFIESQSVIDILEDMDYDVVDIRESLNERVEKSNLIGDKEKKHILGELYLFLNDNSYLKTIK; encoded by the coding sequence ATGAGCGATTACGGACTAAATATTTGGGGGAATTCCAACTTCACGATAGACGGCGGCAAGCTATGCCTAAACTCCGATTTCAAGCAGCCTTTGGTGGATATCATAAAAGAGATACGCGCAGACGGCGTGCGAGGCCCGATACTGCTGCGCTTTCCGCACCTCATCAAAAAGCAGATCGTCGAAATTTACTCAAATTTTAACCGCGCTATTAAGGAGTTTGATTACAAGGGAAAATTCCACGCTGTCTATCCGCTCAAAGTAAATCAATTCCCGGGCTTCGTTAAAAATTTAGTCGATATCGGCGAGCCTTACGGATACGGACTCGAGGCCGGCAGCAAGCCCGAACTGCTGCTAGCGATGGCGTATAACAAATACGGCGCGCCAATTACCGTAAACGGTTTTAAAGATAAGGAGCTTATAAATATCGGCTTCATCGCCGCAGAGATGGGGCATAACGTGACGCTTACGATCGAGGGGCTAAATGAGCTTGAAACTATCATCGAAACGGCTAAGGAGCGCTTTGCGCCAAAGCCTTTCATCGGGCTACGCATCAGGCTGCACAACTCCGGAAGCGGACTGTGGGCAAAAAGCGGCGGGATAAATTCCAAATTCGGCCTTACCTCGACCGAGCTTATAGAGGCGATAAACTTACTGAAGAAAAACGATCTCATCGAGCAGTTTACGATGATTCATTTTCATATCGGATCGCAAATTACAGAGATCCACCCGCTCAAAAAGGCTCTCATCGAAGCGGGTAATATCTACACCGAGCTTCGCAAAATGGGTGCGAAAAATTTAAAATCTATAAATTTAGGCGGAGGTCTTGCTATCGAATACTCCCAAGCCAAAGAAAGCTCCAGCCGCAACTATACGCTAAAAGAATACGCCAACGACGTGGTTTTTTTGCTAAAATCGATCGCAGAGGATAAAAAAGAGGCCGAGCCGGATATTTTTATCGAGAGCGGAAGATACGTAGCCGCCAGCCACGCTGTGCTAGTAGCGCCGATTTTGGAGCTTTTTACCCAAGAATACGCCGAAGAAAAACTCGCCCTAAAAAAGGATAATCCGCCGGTAGTCGCCGAGCTATACGATCTGTATAAAACTCTAAAACCCTCCAACGCGCTAGAGTATCTGCACGACGCCATGTCGCACATGGAGAGCGTGCTTACCCTTTTTGATCTAGGATATGTCGATCTGATCGACCGCTCAAACGGCGAAATTTTAGTTCATCTAATAATGCGAAAGGCATATGGAATTTTAGGCAACAAGCAAGAGTATAGTAATTTCTTAAACTCCCTAGGCAACGCTCAAGAGCGCTATTTGGTAAATTTCTCGATATTCCAAAGCCTGCCCGATTTTTGGGGCATCAAGCAGCACTTCCCGATCATGCCGTTAGAGAGGCTGGATGAGCGCGCCACGCTATCTGCGTCGATCTGGGATATCACCTGCGATAGCGACGGCGAGATAGAATTCGACAATCAAAAAAATCCGCTCTTTCTGCACGATTTCGATCCTGAAAAAGAGGAGTATTTTTTGGGCTTTTTTCTTGTCGGAGCCTACCAGGAGGTGCTTGGCATGAGCCACAACCTCTTTGCACACCCAACAGAGGCGACCGTGATTTTAAAGGATGACGGCGGCTTTGAGATCAAGGATTTTATCGAATCTCAATCGGTCATCGACATCTTGGAGGATATGGACTACGACGTAGTAGATATCCGCGAAAGCCTAAACGAGCGCGTCGAAAAATCAAATCTTATCGGAGATAAAGAGAAAAAGCATATCCTGGGCGAGCTATATCTGTTTTTAAACGACAATAGCTACTTAAAGACGATCAAATGA
- a CDS encoding pyridoxal phosphate-dependent aminotransferase, giving the protein MKLTLSSRVSKLGESLTIAISTKAKQMKAQGQDVVILSAGEPDFDTAEVAKKAVIEAMAKGCGKYTPVAGTPEILNLIAQKLKRDNGLNYRPDQIITNVGAKHSLFNAFNCILNEGDEVIIPAPYWVTYPEIVKFCGSEPVIVDTKAENRYKITASQLKAAITPRTKALCLFNPSNPAGAVYSRQELQELAEVLKGTDILVIADEIYEKIVFGKSFIAAASISEDMFGRTVTINGLSKCGAMPGWRFGYTACAIDELNKAMISLQSQSVSNVASIVQAGAMPVLRGEADDYIEEMRREYERRRDFGTDAIGAIPGLSVVKPDGAFYFFIDCSQVEPDSMKFCMQLLDKGLVATVPGSGFGMDGHFRVSFACSMENLKRGFERIEKFVKNYHR; this is encoded by the coding sequence ATGAAATTAACACTTTCAAGTCGCGTAAGCAAGCTCGGCGAAAGCCTAACGATCGCAATCAGCACCAAAGCCAAGCAGATGAAAGCTCAGGGGCAAGACGTCGTAATCCTAAGTGCGGGCGAGCCTGATTTCGATACTGCAGAGGTCGCCAAAAAAGCTGTCATAGAAGCTATGGCTAAGGGCTGTGGAAAATATACACCGGTTGCCGGAACGCCTGAAATTTTAAATTTAATCGCGCAAAAGCTAAAGCGCGACAACGGCCTAAACTACAGACCTGATCAGATCATCACTAATGTAGGCGCCAAACACTCGCTATTTAACGCCTTTAACTGCATCTTAAACGAAGGCGATGAGGTCATAATACCGGCGCCTTATTGGGTCACCTACCCTGAAATCGTAAAATTCTGTGGCAGCGAGCCCGTCATCGTAGACACTAAGGCGGAAAACCGATACAAAATCACCGCCTCGCAGCTCAAAGCCGCGATCACGCCGCGCACGAAGGCGCTGTGCCTTTTCAACCCAAGCAACCCCGCAGGCGCCGTATATTCGCGCCAGGAGCTGCAAGAGCTTGCGGAAGTACTAAAAGGTACGGATATTTTGGTAATTGCCGATGAAATTTACGAAAAAATCGTCTTCGGCAAGAGCTTCATAGCCGCAGCAAGCATCAGCGAGGATATGTTCGGGCGCACCGTAACAATAAACGGGCTAAGCAAATGCGGCGCGATGCCCGGCTGGCGCTTTGGCTACACCGCCTGTGCGATCGATGAGCTAAATAAGGCTATGATCAGCCTACAAAGTCAAAGCGTCAGCAACGTAGCAAGCATCGTCCAGGCAGGCGCTATGCCGGTGCTGCGCGGCGAGGCGGATGATTATATCGAGGAGATGAGGCGCGAATACGAGCGCAGGCGCGATTTTGGCACAGACGCGATAGGCGCGATTCCTGGGCTTAGTGTCGTAAAACCAGATGGCGCATTTTATTTCTTCATAGATTGCTCCCAGGTAGAACCTGATAGTATGAAATTCTGCATGCAGCTGCTAGATAAAGGGCTCGTAGCCACGGTGCCAGGAAGCGGATTTGGCATGGATGGGCACTTCCGCGTAAGCTTTGCGTGCTCTATGGAAAATCTAAAACGCGGCTTTGAGCGCATAGAAAAATTCGTAAAAAATTACCACAGATAG